Proteins encoded in a region of the Sphingomonas sp. OV641 genome:
- a CDS encoding arylsulfatase — MAEQKKPNILIIWGDDVGMWNISAYHRGMMGGSTPNIDRIAKKGMIFMDHYAQASCTAGRAAFITGQYPVRVGLSTVGLAGAPQGMQKEDPTIAELLKPHGYATGQFGKNHLGDRDEHLPTAHGFDEFFGILYHLNAGEYAEEYDYPKDPEVAKQFAWRGAIHSWADGNGGQKIEDKGPFGRERQRTMDNEFMVESKRFIREAVEAGKPFFVWHNTTRMHYRTNLPPEYDGVTGYGIYADGMKQMDDHVGELLDLLEELGIADNTMVMFSTDNGAASNSWPDGGNQPFRGEKGVGGFEGGFRVPCAVRWPGRIPEGVSTGEFMAMEDWMPTILSALGEPDLKEELLKGKKVGDMTYKVHLDGYDQTELLSGKGPTKRKDFYYFTESTLHGLRYGDWKFLFKTQDRWFNGIQENLNTPLITNLKLDPFERFHDARGFDEWQENRSWTLGPAKMQVAKFMQSLKEYPPRIESMNFDLDAMVSKASEAQSR, encoded by the coding sequence ATGGCCGAGCAGAAGAAGCCGAACATCCTCATCATCTGGGGCGACGATGTCGGCATGTGGAACATCAGTGCCTATCACCGGGGCATGATGGGCGGCTCGACTCCGAACATCGACCGCATCGCCAAAAAGGGCATGATCTTCATGGATCACTATGCCCAGGCGTCGTGCACCGCAGGACGCGCAGCTTTCATCACCGGCCAGTATCCCGTCCGGGTGGGGCTGAGCACCGTTGGCCTCGCCGGCGCGCCGCAGGGCATGCAGAAGGAGGATCCGACCATCGCTGAACTGCTAAAGCCGCATGGTTATGCGACGGGTCAGTTCGGCAAGAACCATCTGGGGGATCGCGACGAGCATCTTCCCACCGCCCATGGTTTCGACGAATTCTTCGGCATCCTCTATCACCTGAACGCAGGCGAATATGCCGAGGAATATGACTATCCCAAGGATCCCGAGGTGGCGAAGCAGTTCGCCTGGCGCGGCGCGATCCATAGCTGGGCTGACGGCAACGGCGGCCAGAAGATCGAAGACAAGGGGCCATTCGGCCGCGAGCGGCAGCGCACCATGGACAATGAATTCATGGTCGAATCCAAGCGCTTCATTCGCGAGGCTGTAGAGGCCGGGAAGCCGTTCTTCGTGTGGCACAACACGACGCGGATGCATTACCGCACGAACTTGCCACCGGAATATGACGGCGTGACCGGCTATGGCATCTATGCCGACGGCATGAAGCAGATGGACGACCATGTCGGCGAACTGCTCGACCTGCTTGAAGAGCTTGGCATCGCCGACAACACGATGGTGATGTTCTCCACTGACAATGGCGCTGCATCCAACAGCTGGCCGGACGGTGGCAACCAGCCGTTCCGCGGCGAAAAGGGTGTCGGCGGCTTCGAGGGTGGCTTTCGCGTGCCCTGCGCCGTCCGCTGGCCAGGGCGGATCCCGGAAGGCGTGAGCACGGGCGAGTTCATGGCGATGGAGGATTGGATGCCGACGATCCTCTCCGCGCTGGGTGAGCCTGATCTGAAAGAGGAACTGCTGAAGGGCAAGAAGGTCGGGGACATGACCTACAAGGTCCATCTCGACGGCTACGACCAGACCGAACTGCTGAGCGGCAAAGGGCCGACCAAGCGCAAGGACTTCTATTACTTCACCGAGTCCACGCTGCACGGCCTACGGTACGGCGATTGGAAGTTCTTGTTCAAAACACAGGATCGCTGGTTCAACGGGATACAGGAAAACCTGAACACGCCGCTCATCACCAATCTGAAGCTCGATCCGTTCGAACGCTTCCATGACGCGCGTGGCTTCGACGAGTGGCAGGAGAACCGTTCCTGGACGCTCGGCCCCGCGAAGATGCAGGTTGCGAAGTTCATGCAGTCGTTGAAGGAATATCCCCCAAGGATCGAGAGCATGAACTTCGATCTGGACGCAATGGTGTCAAAGGCATCGGAAGCGCAGTCGCGATAG
- a CDS encoding sensor histidine kinase produces the protein MTSADWRILIANRAWIDRAEEEQRCALLSIGHNFRFYWLWLQMTGLAGAQDAIDQLDQFTAGGGLQAQVHGREDEQQRFCLSRFDFLGGRYTIVARSNAGEIERLRRQNRALNVSLMKAETRLVQVHEDERVRLARDLHDTAAQHLIGMNLMLGKMKVMATDVVSAKAVADLSELLGQFHKDLRGLTYLLHPPQIGEHGLHGAIARLCDGFAQRTGLSIDARIYGEDRRRNSPAEGAAYRIV, from the coding sequence GTGACCAGCGCTGATTGGCGTATCCTGATCGCCAATCGCGCCTGGATCGATCGCGCCGAGGAAGAGCAGAGATGTGCGCTGCTGTCGATCGGCCACAATTTCAGGTTCTACTGGCTCTGGCTGCAGATGACGGGACTGGCCGGCGCGCAGGACGCCATCGATCAGCTCGACCAGTTTACCGCCGGGGGCGGCTTGCAGGCTCAGGTTCATGGTCGTGAAGACGAACAGCAACGCTTCTGCCTCAGCCGCTTCGACTTTCTGGGTGGCCGCTACACGATCGTGGCGCGCTCCAACGCAGGGGAGATCGAACGATTGCGCCGGCAGAACCGCGCGCTGAACGTCAGCCTGATGAAGGCGGAGACTCGGCTGGTCCAGGTGCATGAGGACGAGCGCGTTCGCCTTGCGCGTGACCTGCACGACACGGCTGCTCAGCATCTTATCGGCATGAACCTGATGCTGGGGAAGATGAAGGTGATGGCGACGGATGTGGTGAGCGCGAAGGCGGTCGCCGATCTGTCGGAACTGCTCGGCCAGTTTCACAAGGATTTGCGGGGACTCACATATCTGCTTCATCCCCCGCAGATCGGAGAGCATGGCCTCCATGGTGCTATTGCGCGATTGTGTGACGGGTTCGCTCAACGGACCGGCCTCAGCATCGACGCGCGCATCTATGGCGAGGATCGGCGGCGAAACTCGCCTGCGGAGGGTGCGGCATATCGCATCGTCTAG
- a CDS encoding DUF1622 domain-containing protein, whose translation MESTLKIVAEHVALLLELAVVLVVLLGSARAFALLVARAVQSQLTIRAVRRIWVDFAAAILIALEFALGADIVQTAIAPTWDDIGQLAAIAAIRTGLGFFLGRDIHEFSSPESVPEPTEAK comes from the coding sequence GTGGAGTCCACGCTCAAGATCGTTGCGGAACATGTGGCGCTGCTATTGGAGCTTGCGGTCGTACTCGTCGTCCTTCTGGGCAGCGCGCGGGCGTTCGCTCTTCTGGTTGCCCGCGCCGTGCAGTCACAGCTTACCATCCGGGCCGTGCGGCGGATCTGGGTCGATTTCGCAGCGGCCATTCTGATTGCGCTCGAATTCGCGCTGGGTGCCGATATCGTTCAAACGGCCATCGCGCCGACGTGGGACGATATCGGGCAACTCGCGGCTATTGCCGCGATCCGCACGGGACTGGGCTTTTTCCTCGGCCGCGACATTCACGAATTTTCCAGTCCTGAATCGGTGCCCGAACCGACGGAGGCAAAGTGA
- a CDS encoding BamA/TamA family outer membrane protein, whose translation MATSHAASAQDSGTPVEELKEQAEAASAATEQLILPIPLSNPTLGTGLAVAIVRIYEPENAGKPWITGAGAMYTSNDDRAIAGFHSMALDQDRFRFSVLGGYASLPLRFYGVGADAGDRGLAINIQQDVLGGRVEGLARVGHNFYAGVRFRVQNVKTRIRTDPDEPSAIDIPPVELRSTIVSAGPSIILDRTDAPFNPRNGLLVEAHWMLGLPFLGSDFGHSAATASANLYRALNDRTGLAGRVSVCAAGREAPYYDLCNYGQSNDLRGYLNGQYRDRASWAAQVELRQHLWRRIGGVAFAGIGGIAPSLGRVGDTTLLPAGGVGLRYQLSKQYGINARVDLAFGKNSHAIYFAVGEAF comes from the coding sequence ATGGCAACGTCGCATGCGGCATCGGCGCAGGACAGTGGGACGCCGGTCGAGGAACTGAAGGAGCAGGCTGAGGCCGCAAGCGCGGCAACCGAGCAGCTGATCCTGCCGATACCCCTTTCCAATCCCACGCTTGGCACCGGCCTCGCGGTTGCGATCGTCAGGATCTACGAGCCCGAAAATGCCGGCAAGCCCTGGATCACGGGCGCAGGCGCCATGTACACGTCGAATGACGATCGCGCGATTGCGGGCTTTCACAGCATGGCGCTCGATCAGGATCGTTTCCGCTTTTCGGTGCTTGGCGGCTACGCCTCGCTGCCGCTGCGCTTCTACGGCGTAGGCGCAGACGCCGGGGATCGCGGGCTGGCCATCAACATCCAACAGGATGTGCTGGGTGGGCGAGTCGAGGGATTGGCGCGCGTCGGCCACAACTTCTACGCCGGCGTTCGCTTCCGTGTTCAGAATGTGAAGACCCGGATCAGGACGGATCCCGACGAGCCGTCGGCGATCGACATTCCCCCTGTGGAGCTACGCTCAACGATCGTCTCTGCTGGTCCCTCGATCATTCTTGACCGCACGGATGCCCCCTTCAATCCACGCAACGGACTTCTGGTCGAGGCGCACTGGATGCTAGGCCTGCCCTTCCTCGGCAGCGATTTCGGCCACAGTGCCGCAACGGCATCGGCAAACCTCTATCGAGCCTTGAACGATCGAACAGGCTTGGCCGGCCGAGTTTCGGTCTGCGCCGCCGGCCGCGAGGCGCCTTACTACGACCTGTGCAACTACGGTCAGTCTAATGATCTTCGGGGATATCTGAACGGCCAATATCGCGATCGCGCGTCATGGGCGGCCCAGGTGGAATTGCGGCAGCACCTGTGGCGGCGGATCGGCGGCGTGGCCTTTGCCGGGATCGGCGGGATCGCGCCGTCACTGGGTCGGGTCGGCGATACCACGCTGCTCCCAGCCGGCGGAGTCGGGCTGCGATATCAGCTGTCGAAGCAATATGGCATCAATGCGCGCGTTGACCTCGCCTTTGGCAAGAACTCGCATGCAATCTACTTCGCGGTTGGCGAGGCATTCTGA
- a CDS encoding transporter, which translates to MANLKSLKRLAIAGLCATAVLSPPALAEEGGGSVYVPGTFNDFAAGVIGPPGVYLRNDLTIYDASIDARPLGGRVDAGIDEVLVLNLVKLAWVAEGKLLGGTPNLAVVIPIIPHVDADARVRGPGFARFGSGGTRGSGDIFILPAINWASERHNFQIGIGISAPAGRYSVDRAVNLGRNYWAIDPQVTYTFLDPKTGFDLSATAGVLINDRNKASDYRSGSAVHVDATLAKHFASGVALGVTGYWYQQIDDDEGFLPPFLPEGFRGSAAGIGPAISGTVTSGKSTFSVTGKWLHDVETTNRLRGDTIMVSVATKL; encoded by the coding sequence ATGGCGAATCTGAAATCCCTGAAGCGTCTCGCCATTGCCGGTCTGTGCGCTACCGCGGTGCTGTCGCCGCCTGCGCTGGCCGAGGAGGGGGGTGGCAGCGTGTACGTTCCCGGCACGTTCAACGACTTTGCAGCGGGCGTGATCGGACCTCCCGGCGTCTATCTCCGCAACGACCTCACGATCTACGACGCGAGCATCGATGCGCGGCCTCTTGGCGGACGTGTTGACGCCGGCATCGACGAGGTGCTGGTGCTCAACCTGGTCAAGCTGGCATGGGTGGCCGAAGGCAAATTGCTGGGAGGAACGCCAAATCTGGCGGTGGTGATCCCGATCATTCCCCACGTTGACGCCGACGCGAGGGTCCGCGGGCCCGGATTTGCCCGCTTCGGCTCCGGCGGCACCCGCGGGTCTGGCGACATCTTCATCCTGCCGGCGATCAACTGGGCTTCGGAGCGGCACAATTTTCAGATCGGCATCGGCATCAGCGCGCCGGCAGGCCGCTATTCGGTGGATCGCGCGGTGAACCTAGGCCGCAATTACTGGGCGATCGATCCTCAGGTCACCTATACCTTCCTTGATCCCAAGACGGGGTTTGACCTGTCGGCCACCGCCGGCGTGCTGATCAATGACAGAAACAAGGCCAGCGACTATCGCTCAGGCAGCGCGGTTCATGTCGACGCGACCCTGGCGAAGCACTTCGCATCGGGGGTGGCATTGGGCGTGACCGGCTATTGGTATCAGCAAATTGACGATGACGAGGGATTTCTGCCGCCGTTCCTTCCCGAGGGCTTTCGGGGAAGCGCGGCCGGGATCGGACCGGCAATCTCGGGCACGGTGACGTCGGGCAAGTCGACCTTCAGCGTGACCGGCAAATGGCTGCACGACGTAGAAACCACCAACCGGCTGCGCGGCGACACGATCATGGTGAGCGTGGCCACCAAATTGTAG
- a CDS encoding response regulator transcription factor, producing the protein MSSHTRRVLIADDHDVVRRGVRTLLETRPNLHIVAEATNGRDALQEAISTRPDIAILDYSLPELNGLDLTRAIKREVPRVEVLIYTMHDREELVLEVLRAGARGYVLKSDTERHLLAAVDALSINRPYFSGVISETLLERFLASSPATQATLTHREREVVQLIAEGLINKEIAHSLGISVKTVETHRAAVMHKLKLRTTAELVRYAVRNNIVEA; encoded by the coding sequence ATGAGTAGTCACACACGCCGTGTCCTGATCGCCGATGATCATGATGTGGTTCGCCGCGGCGTTCGGACGCTACTCGAAACCCGGCCCAACCTGCACATCGTCGCGGAAGCCACGAACGGGCGGGATGCGCTTCAGGAGGCGATCAGCACGCGGCCGGACATCGCGATCCTGGACTATTCGCTTCCCGAACTGAATGGCCTTGATCTCACCCGCGCGATCAAGCGGGAGGTGCCGCGCGTCGAGGTGCTGATCTACACGATGCACGACCGTGAGGAGCTGGTGCTGGAAGTGCTTCGGGCCGGCGCGCGCGGCTATGTGCTGAAGTCCGACACCGAACGTCATTTGCTTGCCGCCGTTGACGCGCTGTCGATCAACCGGCCTTATTTCTCCGGGGTGATTTCCGAAACGCTGCTGGAGCGCTTCCTTGCCTCATCCCCCGCAACCCAGGCGACGCTTACGCATCGCGAGCGCGAGGTCGTGCAACTCATCGCCGAAGGGTTGATCAACAAGGAGATCGCCCATTCGCTTGGCATCAGCGTCAAGACGGTGGAGACGCATCGCGCGGCGGTCATGCACAAGCTGAAGCTCCGTACGACAGCAGAATTGGTCCGCTATGCGGTGCGCAACAACATCGTGGAGGCCTGA
- a CDS encoding DUF2092 domain-containing protein: MNFNRHIRRSCAIVLLAVAAQTSAQTGTAPAPAPAPGAGTATVIEPEALEAMDRMSAALRAMPKLRFDADTTMEEVLETGQKLQFGGKLEMAARKPNGFKIIAAADTVHREFYYNGRTFAMYAPRYRYYAEVPAPPSIGQTIDKAKTEYGIELPLVDLFLWDSDQTIRSRIRSAFALRPETIEGRSCFHYAFRQEKVDWQIWIEEGERALPCKMIVTNTEDPSLPQYVAVLHWRDASTLGDGDFTFTPPADARRIDMPGVARASAQGETK; this comes from the coding sequence ATGAACTTCAACCGGCATATAAGACGATCATGCGCGATCGTGTTGCTTGCTGTCGCGGCCCAGACGTCCGCCCAGACGGGTACGGCTCCGGCTCCGGCTCCGGCTCCGGGGGCAGGTACGGCTACGGTGATCGAGCCGGAAGCCCTGGAAGCGATGGATCGCATGAGCGCGGCCTTGCGTGCCATGCCAAAGCTCCGCTTCGACGCGGACACGACCATGGAGGAGGTGCTCGAAACCGGCCAGAAGCTGCAGTTTGGCGGCAAGCTGGAGATGGCTGCACGCAAGCCCAACGGGTTCAAGATCATCGCCGCGGCCGACACCGTTCACCGGGAATTCTACTACAACGGCCGGACGTTCGCGATGTATGCTCCGCGCTATCGCTATTACGCCGAGGTGCCGGCGCCGCCGTCGATCGGGCAAACCATCGACAAGGCGAAAACGGAATATGGCATCGAGCTTCCGCTGGTGGACCTGTTCCTCTGGGACAGCGACCAGACGATCCGATCGCGCATCCGCTCCGCCTTTGCGCTCCGCCCCGAGACGATCGAGGGGCGTAGCTGCTTTCACTATGCCTTTCGGCAGGAGAAGGTGGACTGGCAGATCTGGATCGAGGAGGGCGAGCGCGCGCTGCCCTGCAAGATGATCGTCACCAACACCGAAGATCCGTCGCTGCCGCAATATGTGGCGGTGCTGCATTGGCGTGACGCCAGCACGCTGGGAGATGGCGACTTCACCTTCACCCCACCGGCGGATGCGCGGCGGATCGACATGCCCGGAGTGGCGCGGGCGTCTGCTCAGGGAGAGACGAAATGA
- a CDS encoding DUF202 domain-containing protein: MAGPEIDTTGELIGGSASTELSSNRTAMSFARSQMSGDRTLMSVIRTALSLIGFGFTIYQFFKTVQPDISPGKLPPEAPLRFGLSLIVLGVLLLILGIIGHWRLIRSFRARRNRLYSLQLIHHQPDHQISAVWLIAVLLLVIGVVAILRIAFGVGPF, translated from the coding sequence ATGGCGGGACCAGAGATCGACACCACCGGAGAATTGATCGGCGGCAGCGCATCCACCGAACTATCCTCGAACCGCACGGCCATGTCGTTCGCGCGTAGCCAGATGTCCGGCGACCGGACGCTGATGTCGGTGATCCGTACCGCGCTGTCGCTGATCGGCTTCGGCTTCACCATCTATCAATTCTTCAAGACGGTTCAGCCGGACATCTCGCCGGGGAAGCTGCCGCCGGAGGCGCCGCTGCGCTTCGGTTTGTCGCTGATCGTTCTTGGCGTGCTGTTGCTGATCTTGGGCATCATCGGACACTGGCGGCTGATCCGTTCCTTTCGTGCACGCCGCAACCGATTGTATTCGCTGCAACTAATTCATCACCAGCCAGATCACCAGATCTCGGCAGTATGGCTGATCGCGGTGTTGCTGCTGGTGATCGGCGTGGTCGCCATCTTGCGCATCGCCTTCGGGGTCGGGCCCTTCTAG
- a CDS encoding CaiB/BaiF CoA-transferase family protein has protein sequence MAEGAGPLAGIRVIDMTQFVLGPYATQMLGDLGAEVIKIETPSGDRQRREMGRIAPAQDVSALFLQLNRNKQSVALDLKVDHDREQLRALIGTADVFVHNMRPEAVQRLGFDYEAVRAIRPDIVYGWACGFGDGGEYAGRQAFDDLIQGAAAATALLPLYDGNPEPRPLPTFMADKVCGLMLLIGIQAALVHRARTGEGQEVKVPMLESFAGFLLVEHLHGHSYDPPRGKFGHPGALTPFRKALRTSDGYMMVLAQDVEASNRYLALGGIDGAEVERRYAEEVDGRGRVNAYHRMLAEVALTRTTAEWMALGTEHSIPIIRVNDLPGVLTDPHLSEVGFFTPRKIDDEVGSYLAMAPGISFSATPMSITRDPPRLGQHTADVLRALKAGPATASE, from the coding sequence ATGGCGGAGGGGGCAGGCCCGCTTGCGGGCATACGGGTGATCGACATGACTCAGTTCGTGCTCGGCCCCTATGCGACGCAGATGCTGGGCGACCTGGGCGCGGAGGTCATCAAGATTGAGACGCCCAGCGGCGACCGGCAGCGCCGCGAGATGGGCCGGATCGCGCCAGCCCAGGACGTGTCCGCGCTGTTCCTGCAGCTGAACCGGAACAAGCAGTCCGTGGCCCTGGACCTCAAGGTGGATCATGACCGCGAGCAGCTGCGCGCGCTGATCGGAACGGCGGACGTGTTCGTGCACAACATGCGTCCGGAGGCGGTTCAGCGCCTTGGCTTTGACTATGAGGCCGTCCGGGCGATCCGCCCCGATATCGTTTATGGCTGGGCATGTGGTTTCGGCGACGGCGGTGAATATGCCGGCCGGCAGGCGTTTGACGATCTGATCCAGGGTGCGGCGGCGGCGACGGCGCTGCTGCCGCTCTATGACGGGAACCCCGAACCCAGGCCGCTTCCGACCTTTATGGCCGACAAGGTTTGCGGCCTGATGCTTCTGATCGGCATTCAGGCGGCCTTGGTGCACCGGGCGAGGACGGGAGAGGGGCAGGAGGTAAAGGTGCCGATGCTGGAGTCTTTTGCCGGCTTCCTGCTGGTCGAGCATCTTCACGGCCACAGTTACGATCCGCCGCGCGGCAAGTTCGGCCATCCGGGCGCGCTGACGCCGTTTCGCAAAGCGCTGAGAACAAGTGACGGTTACATGATGGTTCTGGCGCAGGATGTTGAGGCATCGAATCGGTATTTGGCGCTGGGCGGCATTGACGGGGCGGAGGTCGAGCGCCGCTATGCGGAGGAGGTGGACGGGCGGGGGCGAGTCAACGCCTATCACCGGATGCTGGCGGAAGTGGCGCTGACGCGGACCACGGCGGAATGGATGGCGCTCGGCACCGAGCACAGCATCCCCATCATCCGCGTCAACGATCTGCCGGGCGTGCTGACCGACCCGCACCTCAGCGAAGTGGGATTTTTCACCCCGCGGAAGATCGATGACGAGGTTGGCAGCTATCTCGCCATGGCGCCAGGCATCAGCTTTTCGGCCACGCCCATGTCGATTACGCGCGATCCTCCCCGACTGGGGCAGCATACCGCGGACGTGCTGCGCGCGCTAAAGGCAGGGCCGGCGACGGCGTCAGAATAG
- a CDS encoding outer membrane beta-barrel protein has translation MSDRLKRVRFATLAMATLAAPGSAMAQGIDDKYWVELGGYLPKVDSQVRVATVAGPNLATTIDLEADLDLDSRELLPQVNAGVRLGDGGWSLDAEYYALRREATASIRREIVFDDATYPVGVSVRSNFDSSIYRATVGYAFVRSPNTRVGAAIGLHATDFEVGLSGEAQLGGLTTQAVARRRTFLAPLPTVGVFVRQRILADVTVSARADYLSLKIDDYSGRLLNAQASVVWQFAKNFGLGAMYRHVDYRVDVEKERWNGRLKYRFSGPALFVRVGFP, from the coding sequence ATGAGCGACAGACTGAAGCGGGTGAGGTTCGCGACGCTGGCGATGGCGACCCTGGCCGCACCGGGATCGGCGATGGCGCAAGGGATCGATGACAAATATTGGGTGGAGCTGGGCGGATACCTTCCGAAGGTCGATTCCCAGGTTCGCGTCGCAACGGTTGCCGGGCCGAACCTGGCGACCACGATCGATCTTGAAGCCGATCTCGATCTCGATAGTCGCGAGCTGCTGCCACAGGTGAACGCCGGCGTGCGCCTGGGCGATGGCGGGTGGTCACTCGACGCCGAATATTACGCGCTGCGTCGGGAGGCGACCGCCTCGATCAGACGAGAGATCGTGTTCGATGACGCGACCTATCCCGTGGGCGTGAGCGTTCGCAGCAACTTCGATTCGAGCATCTACCGCGCTACGGTGGGCTATGCCTTTGTTCGCTCACCGAACACCCGCGTTGGTGCGGCGATCGGGCTGCATGCGACCGACTTCGAAGTGGGGCTGTCCGGCGAAGCGCAGCTCGGCGGGCTCACGACCCAAGCTGTTGCCCGCCGCCGCACGTTTCTGGCGCCCTTGCCTACGGTCGGAGTTTTCGTCCGCCAGCGGATCCTAGCCGACGTGACGGTGTCGGCGCGCGCCGACTATCTCTCCCTCAAGATCGACGATTATTCCGGCCGGCTGCTCAATGCGCAGGCGTCGGTCGTCTGGCAGTTCGCTAAGAACTTCGGGCTTGGCGCGATGTACCGTCACGTCGATTATCGCGTGGACGTGGAAAAGGAGCGCTGGAACGGACGGTTGAAGTATCGCTTCAGCGGGCCGGCATTGTTCGTCCGGGTGGGCTTTCCCTGA
- a CDS encoding YidH family protein produces the protein MTRTRPAFLPSDLGETRTILAADRTLMAWIRTSLSMLSFGFTIYKFLQGIAGPDAPRAAMTAQVVGLFLAGTGTTAIIFGTIGYWATLKELQRIEEFRVRRPVLLLALIMSVAGLALFIAIAGKLV, from the coding sequence GTGACCCGGACCAGACCGGCCTTTCTCCCCAGCGATTTGGGTGAGACCCGCACGATCCTGGCTGCCGATCGCACGCTCATGGCGTGGATCCGGACCTCGCTGTCGATGCTCAGCTTCGGCTTCACCATCTACAAATTTCTGCAGGGCATCGCCGGGCCGGACGCACCCAGGGCGGCGATGACCGCACAGGTCGTCGGCCTGTTCCTCGCCGGCACCGGGACGACCGCCATCATCTTCGGCACGATCGGCTATTGGGCCACGCTGAAGGAATTGCAGCGTATTGAGGAATTCCGCGTGCGCCGGCCGGTGCTGCTCTTGGCGCTCATCATGTCGGTCGCGGGGCTTGCATTGTTTATCGCCATTGCCGGCAAACTCGTCTGA
- a CDS encoding formylglycine-generating enzyme family protein — MVHVPGGRFTMGSNDHYPEEAPAHPVAVDSFWIDARPVTNRQFRAFVEATGHVTSAEIAPDPRDYPGADPALLRPASLVFQPPRHRVTNHADISQWWTYCLDADWKHPLGPRSSIDGMDDHPVIHVAYADAEAYAVWAGKSLPTEAEWEYAARGGLEGKEYAWGDELMPGGKPMANTWQGAFPNENLLTDGFARTSPVGTFPPNGYGVFDMIGNVWEWTQDYYAARHHVNADRPCCAVRNPLGAERERSFDPAMPAIAIPRKVLKGGSHLCAPNYCQRYRPAARHAQPIDTSTSHVGFRCVVRDA; from the coding sequence ATGGTTCATGTGCCCGGCGGCCGCTTCACCATGGGCTCGAACGACCATTATCCCGAGGAGGCACCGGCCCACCCCGTCGCGGTCGACAGCTTCTGGATTGATGCGCGGCCGGTCACCAATCGGCAGTTTCGTGCCTTTGTGGAGGCCACCGGGCATGTCACGAGCGCGGAGATCGCGCCCGATCCGCGCGACTACCCCGGGGCTGATCCGGCGCTGCTGCGTCCGGCCTCGCTGGTCTTCCAGCCGCCGCGCCACCGGGTCACCAATCATGCCGACATCTCGCAATGGTGGACTTACTGCCTTGATGCCGATTGGAAACATCCTCTTGGCCCCCGATCCTCGATCGACGGGATGGACGATCACCCGGTCATCCATGTCGCTTATGCCGATGCCGAAGCCTACGCCGTATGGGCGGGTAAGAGCCTGCCGACCGAAGCCGAATGGGAATATGCAGCGCGCGGCGGGCTGGAGGGCAAGGAATATGCCTGGGGTGACGAACTGATGCCGGGCGGAAAGCCAATGGCAAATACCTGGCAGGGCGCCTTTCCGAACGAAAACCTGCTGACGGATGGCTTCGCCCGCACCTCTCCTGTCGGGACGTTCCCGCCGAACGGCTATGGCGTGTTCGACATGATCGGCAACGTCTGGGAGTGGACGCAGGACTATTACGCCGCGCGCCATCATGTGAATGCCGACCGGCCGTGCTGCGCGGTGCGTAATCCGCTCGGCGCCGAACGGGAGCGGAGCTTCGACCCTGCGATGCCTGCCATCGCAATACCGCGAAAAGTGCTGAAGGGCGGCTCTCACCTGTGTGCGCCCAATTACTGCCAGCGCTATCGGCCGGCGGCGCGCCACGCGCAACCGATCGACACATCGACCAGTCATGTCGGCTTCCGCTGTGTCGTGCGCGACGCCTGA